Proteins from a genomic interval of candidate division WOR-3 bacterium:
- a CDS encoding SIMPL domain-containing protein, giving the protein MRTMIAIILGISFVVGAAVFGNYFYRSRSQDNTIRVVGAATKRYESDIVKWRISVGRNTGLGDVSAGYADTRRTFDGLMAELKAAGINEKEISVQPINRNPTFDNNGNNTGYSFNQSVYVISSDVGAVEKLALNPNEMFQKGVALQSSTLEYYFSKLPDIKKELLAEATRDARERAVEIAKNSGSGIGAMRSARAGIFQITEPYSTEVSDYGIYNTSTRQKDVTVTVTAEFGVR; this is encoded by the coding sequence ATGCGTACCATGATTGCCATCATCCTCGGCATCAGCTTCGTCGTTGGTGCCGCAGTATTCGGAAACTACTTCTACCGCAGCCGATCTCAGGACAACACCATCCGCGTGGTCGGCGCGGCCACCAAACGGTACGAGTCCGACATCGTCAAGTGGCGGATATCGGTCGGGCGGAACACCGGACTCGGAGACGTGAGTGCCGGCTATGCCGACACGCGCCGGACCTTCGATGGCCTGATGGCTGAATTGAAGGCGGCCGGCATCAACGAGAAGGAAATCTCGGTACAACCAATCAACCGGAACCCGACGTTCGACAACAACGGCAACAATACCGGGTACAGCTTCAACCAGAGCGTCTACGTCATCTCTTCGGACGTCGGAGCAGTCGAGAAGCTGGCGCTCAATCCGAACGAGATGTTCCAGAAGGGTGTCGCGCTCCAGTCGTCCACGCTTGAATACTACTTCTCGAAGCTGCCCGACATCAAGAAGGAACTCCTGGCCGAGGCGACCCGCGATGCCAGGGAGCGGGCGGTCGAGATCGCGAAGAACTCCGGCTCTGGTATCGGCGCGATGCGCTCGGCCAGGGCCGGCATCTTCCAGATTACCGAGCCCTACTCAACCGAGGTCTCGGACTACGGCATCTACAATACCTCGACTCGCCAGAAAGACGTTACGGTTACCGTCACGGCCGAGTTCGGTGTAAGGTAG
- a CDS encoding tetratricopeptide repeat protein has protein sequence MGGTTAAGNDPLALLLIVVVVVLAAVVIGLAIRRQRPGLKRWMRRALISKRLDVVVRDLDRMAEHLYGLTEGGPGAWQRFDHGMAAMAACQWGEAVEHLQKAQEHAGEAQLVSVLNQVGVCHFTEGRFSDALRYFQESVRLAEHQQDRSGQAAALNNMAVIHHVRGEFDLALRHLKQARVLYHEPGREAAEALILNNTGNVLREKGKFSAALSTQEEALAMARHARDEQGVACALGGLGSVLRDRGEFEMSLERYAEAIETARSSNFRLGMAAWLADTGCLYRNKGELDRALKSHESALALAQETGYRLGVVTEFCNIGLILASKGTYERAVPYLAESLRFFVTAGVANGPRQALYGLSRSEDSLGRERMQALLSRAGLAAEAVADTLARIDKIRSRRPWKLGKYRHPFAPARREAHPE, from the coding sequence ATGGGTGGAACTACCGCCGCCGGCAACGATCCTCTAGCCCTGCTGTTGATTGTCGTAGTTGTGGTTCTGGCCGCCGTCGTTATCGGCCTGGCCATCCGTCGGCAGCGCCCCGGACTCAAGCGGTGGATGAGGAGGGCGCTGATCAGCAAGAGGCTGGACGTGGTAGTGCGCGACCTTGACCGGATGGCTGAGCACCTCTACGGTCTCACTGAGGGTGGTCCCGGGGCCTGGCAGAGGTTCGACCACGGCATGGCGGCTATGGCAGCGTGCCAATGGGGTGAGGCGGTCGAGCACCTCCAGAAGGCGCAGGAGCATGCAGGCGAGGCGCAACTCGTCTCCGTCCTCAATCAGGTGGGAGTGTGTCATTTCACCGAGGGACGTTTCAGCGATGCGCTGAGGTACTTCCAGGAGTCTGTCCGCCTTGCCGAACACCAGCAGGACCGGTCTGGACAGGCCGCGGCCTTGAATAACATGGCAGTTATCCACCACGTGCGTGGGGAGTTCGACCTGGCGCTGAGGCACCTGAAGCAGGCGCGGGTCCTGTACCACGAACCGGGCAGGGAGGCGGCTGAGGCGCTCATACTCAACAACACCGGGAACGTCCTGCGCGAGAAGGGCAAATTCAGCGCCGCGCTGAGTACGCAGGAAGAGGCGTTGGCGATGGCCCGCCACGCCCGGGACGAGCAGGGCGTGGCATGTGCCCTGGGCGGCCTTGGCAGCGTCCTGCGGGATCGAGGCGAGTTTGAGATGTCTCTGGAACGCTATGCGGAAGCGATTGAGACGGCCCGCAGCAGTAACTTCAGGCTGGGCATGGCGGCCTGGCTCGCGGATACAGGCTGCCTCTACCGCAACAAGGGCGAACTCGACCGGGCCCTCAAGTCCCACGAATCTGCGCTGGCGCTGGCGCAGGAGACAGGCTATCGACTGGGCGTGGTGACGGAATTCTGCAACATCGGGCTCATTCTGGCGAGCAAGGGGACGTACGAGCGCGCTGTGCCGTATCTGGCCGAGTCATTGAGGTTCTTCGTGACTGCCGGGGTGGCGAACGGTCCGCGCCAGGCGCTCTACGGACTATCCAGGAGCGAGGATTCGCTGGGTCGAGAGCGGATGCAGGCGCTACTCAGCAGAGCCGGGCTGGCGGCTGAGGCAGTTGCCGATACGCTGGCCCGGATAGACAAGATTCGCTCCCGACGCCCATGGAAGCTCGGGAAGTACAGACACCCATTTGCTCCGGCGCGCCGAGAAGCGCATCCCGAGTAG